A stretch of the Tardiphaga sp. 709 genome encodes the following:
- the pstB gene encoding phosphate ABC transporter ATP-binding protein PstB, translating into MSELSVSSGVPSVSMPPPSALQGETRPKVTVRDLNFYYGEHHALKKINLTLMANRVTAFIGPSGCGKSTLLRIFNRMYDLYPGQRAEGQLMLDNQNILDPKLDLNLLRARVGMVFQKPTPFPMTIYENIAFGIRLYEKISKSEMDVRVERALRGGALWNEVKDKLNASGLSLSGGQQQRLCIARTIAVRPEVILFDEPCSALDPISTAKIEELIDELKDQYTIAIVTHNMQQAARVSDSTAFMYLGELIEFDQTNKIFTSPTDRRTQDYITGRFG; encoded by the coding sequence ATGAGTGAGCTTTCTGTGTCGTCTGGCGTTCCTTCCGTCTCGATGCCGCCGCCGTCGGCCCTGCAGGGCGAGACCCGTCCCAAGGTCACCGTGCGCGACCTGAACTTCTACTATGGCGAACACCACGCCCTGAAGAAGATCAACCTGACGCTGATGGCGAACCGGGTGACTGCGTTCATCGGCCCGTCGGGCTGCGGCAAGTCCACGCTGCTGCGCATCTTCAACCGTATGTATGATCTGTATCCCGGCCAGCGCGCCGAAGGTCAGCTCATGCTCGACAATCAGAACATTCTGGATCCGAAGCTGGATCTCAACCTGCTCCGCGCCCGCGTCGGCATGGTGTTCCAGAAGCCGACCCCGTTCCCGATGACGATTTACGAAAACATCGCCTTCGGCATCCGCCTCTATGAGAAGATCTCCAAGTCGGAGATGGACGTGCGCGTCGAGAGGGCGCTGCGCGGCGGTGCGCTCTGGAACGAAGTCAAGGACAAGCTCAACGCGTCGGGCCTCAGCCTGTCGGGCGGTCAGCAGCAGCGTCTGTGCATCGCGCGCACCATCGCGGTTCGGCCGGAAGTGATCCTGTTCGACGAGCCGTGCTCGGCGCTGGACCCGATCTCGACCGCGAAGATCGAGGAGCTGATCGACGAGTTGAAGGATCAGTACACGATCGCGATCGTGACCCATAACATGCAGCAGGCTGCCCGCGTCTCCGACAGCACGGCCTTCATGTATCTCGGCGAGCTGATCGAGTTCGATCAGACCAACAAGATCTTCACGTCGCCGACCGATCGCCGCACCCAGGATTACATCACCGGCCGCTTCGGCTGA
- the pstA gene encoding phosphate ABC transporter permease PstA, whose translation MNPIYASRRRNDMIIRGLCMGAALFGVTWLALILFTLFYNGIAGISLQIFTQNTPPPGSMEGGLLNAIVGSIIMTVIGVGIGAPLGLFAGTYLAEYGKHDKLTSVIRFINDVLLSAPSIIIGLFVYGAVVVPMGGFSALAGSLALAVIVIPVVVRTTEDMLGLVPNPLREAASALGLPRSLVIKRIAYRAARAGLITGVLLATARVAGETAPLLFTALSNQFFSLDLTKTMANLPVTINNFVQSPYEYWKQLAWSGALIITLTVLALNIGARILGAERTAK comes from the coding sequence ATGAACCCGATTTACGCTTCACGCCGTCGCAACGACATGATCATCCGTGGGCTCTGCATGGGTGCCGCTCTCTTTGGCGTCACCTGGCTCGCGCTGATCCTGTTCACGCTATTCTACAACGGTATCGCCGGCATCAGCTTGCAGATCTTCACCCAGAACACGCCGCCGCCCGGCTCCATGGAAGGCGGCCTGCTCAATGCCATCGTCGGTTCGATCATCATGACCGTCATCGGCGTCGGCATCGGCGCGCCGCTCGGCCTGTTCGCCGGCACCTATCTCGCGGAATACGGCAAGCACGACAAACTCACCTCGGTGATCCGCTTCATCAACGACGTGTTGCTGTCGGCCCCGTCCATCATCATCGGCCTGTTCGTTTATGGTGCGGTGGTGGTTCCGATGGGCGGCTTCTCGGCTCTCGCCGGTTCGCTTGCGCTCGCCGTGATCGTGATCCCCGTCGTGGTTCGCACCACTGAAGACATGCTTGGTCTCGTGCCGAACCCGCTGCGCGAAGCGGCCTCGGCGCTCGGCCTGCCGCGCTCCCTGGTCATCAAGCGGATCGCCTATCGTGCAGCCCGCGCCGGTCTCATCACCGGCGTGCTGCTGGCGACCGCGCGTGTCGCTGGTGAAACGGCGCCGCTGCTGTTCACCGCGCTGAGCAACCAGTTCTTCAGCCTCGATCTCACCAAGACGATGGCCAACCTGCCGGTGACCATCAACAACTTCGTGCAGAGCCCCTACGAGTACTGGAAGCAGCTCGCCTGGAGCGGTGCCCTGATCATCACCTTGACCGTACTTGCCCTTAACATTGGCGCGCGCATTCTCGGCGCCGAGAGGACAGCAAAATGA
- the pstS gene encoding phosphate ABC transporter substrate-binding protein PstS: MKFLKAIVAAGLVAASTSAFAADITGAGATFPFPVYSKWADAYKKETGNGLNYQSIGSGAGIKQIQAKTVTFGATDAPLKAEQLEKDGLVQWPMVMGAIVPVVNLEGIASGELVLSGEVLGDIYLGKVTKWDDAAIAKLNPKLKLPSAAITVVRRSDGSGTTFNFTDYLSKASADWKTKVGTGTAVEWPVGVGAKGNEGVAGNVGQTKNAIGYVEYAYAKQNKLTYTGMVNKAGKTVQPTVAAFQAAASNADWAKAPGYYVILTDQPGETSWPITAATFILMHKAPTDKAASAEAIKFFKWSFEKGAKMAEELDYIPMPEPVVKLIEKTWSADIKS; the protein is encoded by the coding sequence ATGAAATTCCTCAAAGCGATCGTCGCTGCCGGCCTCGTCGCCGCCTCGACCTCGGCATTTGCCGCCGACATCACGGGTGCCGGCGCAACCTTCCCGTTCCCGGTCTATTCGAAGTGGGCCGACGCCTACAAGAAAGAGACTGGCAATGGTTTGAACTACCAGTCGATTGGTTCGGGCGCCGGCATCAAGCAGATCCAGGCCAAGACCGTAACCTTCGGCGCCACCGACGCGCCGCTCAAGGCTGAGCAGCTCGAGAAGGACGGCCTGGTTCAGTGGCCGATGGTGATGGGCGCGATCGTTCCCGTCGTGAATCTCGAAGGCATCGCCTCGGGCGAGCTGGTTCTCTCCGGCGAAGTGCTCGGCGACATCTATCTCGGCAAGGTCACCAAGTGGGACGACGCTGCCATCGCCAAGCTGAACCCGAAGCTGAAGCTGCCGTCGGCCGCCATCACCGTCGTTCGTCGTTCGGACGGTTCGGGCACCACCTTCAACTTCACCGACTATCTGTCCAAGGCCTCGGCTGACTGGAAGACCAAGGTCGGCACCGGTACCGCCGTCGAGTGGCCGGTTGGCGTCGGCGCCAAGGGCAACGAAGGCGTCGCGGGCAACGTAGGCCAGACCAAGAATGCCATCGGTTATGTTGAATACGCTTACGCCAAGCAGAACAAGCTGACCTATACCGGCATGGTCAACAAGGCTGGCAAGACCGTGCAGCCGACCGTCGCGGCTTTCCAGGCTGCTGCGTCGAACGCCGATTGGGCCAAGGCTCCTGGCTACTATGTCATCCTGACCGACCAGCCGGGCGAAACCTCGTGGCCGATCACTGCTGCGACCTTCATCCTCATGCACAAGGCCCCGACCGACAAGGCGGCCTCGGCTGAAGCGATCAAGTTCTTCAAGTGGTCGTTCGAGAAGGGCGCCAAGATGGCTGAAGAGCTCGATTACATTCCGATGCCGGAACCCGTCGTCAAGCTGATCGAAAAGACCTGGTCGGCTGACATCAAGAGCTGA
- the pstC gene encoding phosphate ABC transporter permease subunit PstC, with amino-acid sequence MADMAVQSSSMDAAGPYDRAKALNAFKTGDQAFYWITRISALSVLFILGGIILSLIVGAWPALREFGFSFLTTQRWAPSADPPVLGALGPIYGTLITSVIAMAIAIPVGIGIAIFLTELCPNWLRRPIGMAVELLAGIPSIIYGMWGFFVLGPFLANHVQPFMINAFEGVPVLGVIFAGPPSYLSLFNASLILAIMVLPFITSISVDVFKTVPPVLKEAAYGVGCTTWEVVRNVVIPYTRVGVIGGVMLALGRALGETMAVTFIIGNSFRITGSIFGPGTTISAAIASEFAESDGLHQSGLILLGLLLFVLTFFVLSAARLMLLRLEKKAGN; translated from the coding sequence GTGGCAGACATGGCCGTACAGAGCTCTTCGATGGACGCTGCCGGACCTTATGATCGTGCGAAGGCTTTGAATGCCTTCAAGACGGGGGACCAGGCGTTCTACTGGATCACCCGCATTTCGGCTCTGTCCGTTCTGTTTATCCTCGGCGGCATCATTCTGTCGCTCATCGTTGGTGCGTGGCCGGCGCTTCGAGAATTCGGCTTCTCGTTCCTGACGACGCAGCGCTGGGCACCGTCGGCTGATCCGCCGGTGCTGGGAGCGCTCGGCCCGATCTACGGCACGCTGATCACCTCGGTGATCGCCATGGCGATCGCCATCCCAGTCGGCATCGGCATCGCGATCTTCCTCACCGAACTGTGCCCGAACTGGCTGCGCCGCCCGATCGGCATGGCGGTCGAGCTTCTCGCCGGTATTCCCTCGATCATCTACGGCATGTGGGGCTTCTTCGTGCTCGGCCCGTTCCTGGCCAACCACGTGCAGCCATTCATGATCAACGCCTTCGAAGGCGTCCCGGTCCTCGGCGTGATCTTCGCCGGCCCGCCGTCCTATCTCTCGCTGTTCAACGCGTCGCTGATCCTCGCCATCATGGTGCTGCCCTTCATCACCTCGATCTCGGTCGACGTGTTCAAGACCGTGCCGCCGGTGCTCAAGGAAGCCGCTTACGGCGTCGGCTGCACCACCTGGGAAGTCGTCCGCAACGTCGTCATCCCCTATACCCGTGTTGGTGTGATCGGTGGCGTCATGCTGGCGCTCGGCCGTGCGCTCGGTGAAACGATGGCGGTGACCTTCATCATCGGCAACTCGTTCCGTATCACAGGCTCGATCTTCGGCCCAGGCACTACGATCTCGGCGGCGATCGCCAGCGAGTTCGCGGAGAGCGACGGTCTGCATCAATCGGGTCTGATCCTGCTCGGTCTCCTGCTGTTCGTGCTGACATTCTTCGTGCTCTCGGCAGCGCGTCTGATGCTGCTGCGTCTGGAAAAGAAGGCGGGCAACTAA